In the genome of Caldisericota bacterium, the window TGCACTTTCAGCGAATTTTACACTTGAAAAATTAAGAGAGAGAAAAATTATTCCGGACGAACAGGAAGAAAATATATGGAGGAAAATATTTCAAAAAGCGGACACATCATTTAATCCTATACCCCCTATTCGGGTGGAGTATAATATTTTATCCGTTGAAAAAAGAGATGAAAGTATACCCAACGGAATGAATGCGTCTTCTCCCGGATTTGCCGTAATGTTTGTTATGATGGGGGTACTCTTTGCAGCGGTTGCAATGGTAGGAGAGAGACACAACAAGACACTTGCGAGTCTTTTAACAACACCAACGAGGAAATTCTCTATAATCTCGGGGAAAATGTTCAGCTTTTTCTTGGTTGGATTTATTCAATTCATGATTCTTATTATTTTTGGCCAGTTTATTCTAAAAGTAAACTGGGGAAATTCACTTATAGGAGTTTTGCTTCTTACTATAAGTTATGTTCTCTCTGTTACCGGGATCGGAATGCTTCTTTCTGTATTTATACGGACTTCTGCTCAGGCAGGTGCGTTTGCTGTGCTTATTTCAATAGTAACAAGTATGTTTGGCGGCGCATGGTGGCCTATTGAAATTGTTCCAAAATTTATGCAGAATGTCGCCCGGTTTACCCCTCAATACTGGGCAATAAATGGGTTTAATAAAATTATCACAAGAGGGTTTGGGGCGATGGCAATTCTTCCGAATTTTTATGTGCTTCTTATATTTTCTATTGTAACGCTTTTCTTTGCTGTGATGCTTTTCAAGTTTGAATAAACCAACTAAATACCATAACTAAATAGTAATTTTCCTGTGTAAAGTCACACAAAATAAATGCTTAAACAGATCTTACGTCGTTTATAATCTAAAAACAAAAGCGCAAAGACAACGCAAAGAGCATTTACAATGTAAAAGTGGTTATTTTTGTGCCAGGCACCATTTTAACCATTTTGGTCGACTGATTTATTTTCGCACAAAAACAACATAAAGACAAAAAACGAGATTGCTTTGTCGTTACACTCTGCGCAATGACGAAGAAAAAGCAACAGAAAAAGATGTAAAAACAAAGATATGTTTCTTCACAACCTGGAGTAGTATATATGATGACAAGGGGCAGAAAAACGCCCCTTCGGGTCCTCGCAATGTCAAAAAAGGCACAGTGACAAAAGAGAAACATGGGAGTATTGAGGGGGTATCTCTTAACCCCTTCAAATTAGACTACGTTTCTACGAACTTAAGCCGTTTCTTAGCACTTTTTCTAAATTACCCTTCTTCCTAAATAGTATTTCAAAAATGACTTTGGCTTAAATAAAGGGTTCCTTGATTGTACTGTCTGCAAAAGTACCTTCAAGAAACCCGCATTCCTTCGTGACACCCCCAGAAACGCTGTTAAATGCAGGATTATTTAATAGCGTTTCCGTGTGTCTTATGAGCTATGACAGTGATTAAAACAAAATATTCCCTTTTTTTAAAACCGTTCGATGTAGGAGCTTCTAAGGGGGTCTCCGTTGATATGCCACAAATGTAGTGTTTATCAGGTGTTCTTGCCCCTTTTAGGTGCCTGAAAGGTATAAAACAAAAAGATGAGAGCAAAGTGAGATTGCCGCAGTCGCCTAACGGCTCCCTCGCAAAGACGATAAATCTGTCGGATTGGTCGGATTGCTTTATAGGCTAAAGCCCCCGCGCAATGACAAAGAAAAAGAATGAAAAGACAAAGAGATACCACAACACTTGACACAATCTTGGATGTTACTAAAATAGAAAACGAAAAATTTGGTAGCCAATCAATTTAGAGAACACTACATTGACAGGTTGATATTGATGAAATTTTCTACCTCCGAGCAAAGAAACATATCGACCGGATACAGAGAGGTGAAGGGATGAATTGGGTAAAAGTAAAATTCTTAGATACGCAAAGAAAAACAAACTTGTCCAAAAAAGGTAGGTTTTGTGAATTTGTTCATCAAGCAATGGTTGATAACAGAGAGATTATTATTAACAAAGGAAATATAAATTGTGAAGGAGCACGAATTGCTTTTGGTTGGCAAAAGAATCTTTCTGATTTTGAACAGAAATTTTCATCCAACAACAAGGTTAATATAAATCTTATTGATGGGGTTCTAAAGAAGATTCAAGTCTCAAATACAAAAAACATAAAGTCCATTATCTTAAATGGAGAAGAAGCAGATATATTGGTCAGCTTTGCTTTACCAAAAGATGTAATGGAAATATCAAGGTTATACTTTGTGCATACGGGAGAAATATTAAAAACAGAGTTAAGGCCTTTTTTATCAATTTGCTTGCAAACAGTTGTTGCCTGGGAAACTGATTATCCCACCGTTTCTTGTGGTTGTAAGGATTCACGTTTATATGCCAGTATAAAAAATGAAGAATTAATTGTTGCCTTTCCTTATTCTATGTACAAAAAAATATTAAAAGGGAACATTGTATAAGCAAAGGTTAAAAGGAAATAAATCTTGATCATCCAATCTTCAATTCCTGCGGGAAAAACACTTATAAAAAAAGTAATTGATTATTTTCTTATAGATTTGATACCAATGAATATTTTACCACTGAGGATGCCGTACTAGTTTCACTAAACTTAGTACAAAATCTAAAGAAAAGAGCAAATGCGGTATTGCCGCGTCAGTCACCAACGCTCCTTCCTCGCAACGACAAAAAAACCGTCGCATTACGCCAAGTTTTATTTCAGGGTCTCTGTTTATCTTGAGGGACACATTCCCTAAAGATTCCTTTAAAGGCCAAAGAAAAGTAAAAACAAAGATGAGATTCCGGATCAAGTCCGGAATGACAAAAAAAATGCAAGAGCGCAAGGGCAGAAAAAACAAAAGAAAAAATAAAAAATGTGATTGCCACATCAACAAGAAATACTATTCCTAAATAATAGACATTCCAATTTTTCTTTTCATTGTACTTGACAGAAAAATATAAAAATGCATATAATATACGCAAGGAGGCAATATGAAAATCATAGGGAATGGTTTAATACTAACATTAGACGACAATGACAAATTTATCACAAACGGCGCAATCCTCATAGATAATGAAGTAATTAAAGAAATCGGAGAAACAGAAGAGCTGCGACAAAAATATCCTGAGGCAGAATTTCTGAACGTAGAGCATCGTCTTATTATGCCGGGCTTTCTTAATACGCATATGCACTTGTACAGCACTTTTGCAAGAGGTATGGGGTTAGAAGGTGCGCCACCTAAAAACTTCAAAGAAATCCTTGAAAAATTATGGTGGAAACTGGACAAAGCTCTGGCAACAAAAGAAGAACTTTATTACAGCGCTCTTGTTCCTCTCATCGAAGGAATAAAGGTTGGGACCACAGGAATTCTAGACCATCACGCCTCTTTTGGATTAGTGGACGGAAGTCTTGATATATTAGAAAAAGCAGCAATTGATACTGGAGTTCGTTCTGCTCTCTGTTATGAAACATCTGATAGGTGCGGAAAAGAATTGAGAGATGCATCCATCAATGAAAATGTACGTTATATCCAAAAAAAGAAAACAGATACATTCAGTACACTCACTGCAGCAACATTTGGTATGCACGCATCGTTAACGCTTTCCGATGAAACGCTGGAAAAAAGCAAAGCAGCAGCTGAAAACCTTGATACGGGCTTCCACATACATGTCGCAGAAGGGATAGAAGATGTAGAAAATTCATTACAAAAAAGCGGGAAAAGAGTCGTGGAGCGGCTGAATGATTTTGGTATACTAGGCGATAAAACCCTTGCAATCCACTGCGTGCATATTGATAAGCATGAAATGGACATACTAAAAAATACAAATACAATGATCGTACATAATCCCGAGTCTAATATGAATAATGCCGTAGGTGTCGCACCGTTATTAAAATTCTTCGAAAAAGAAATACTCGTAGGGCTCGGAACAGATGGCTATACCCCGTCAATGTTTGAATCGGCAAAGGTCGCTTATGTTTTACCAAAACTGCACAACAAAGATCCTCGTATCGGCGGAAATGAAATTCAGCAAATGCTATTTAAAAATAACAGAAAAATCTTTGCAAAATTCTTTGCAAGGCCTGTCGGAATAATTAAAGAAGGAGCCTCTGCCGATGTTATTGTCCTGGATTATTTTCCTCCCACGCCGTTCAATGGTTCAAATGCTTTTTACCATCTCATTTTTGGCATGAGAGACAACATGGTAAATACGACAATAATCAACGGGAAAGTACTTATGCAAGATCACAAACTTACAGAAATAGATGAAGAAGAAGTAATGACAAAATCAAGAGAAATTGCAAAAAAATTCTGGGAAAAAATACAGAATGCCTGATCTTACGCAAGAAGATTTAGCAGAAATTATTGATGTCGCAAGAGGAGCAAAGGAAGGAGATCTTCTTCTTAAAAACGGAAAGATTGTTAATGTATTCAATGTGTCTATCGAAACGGGAAATATTCTCATTCACAAAGGAATTATTGTTGGCATCGGCTCATATGAAAAAGCAAAAGAAATAATAAATGTAAATAAATCTTATATTTCACCGTCTTTTACAGATGCACACCTCCATATAGAAAGCACCATGTCAATTCCCCCTGAATTTGCACGAGCTGTAATCCCTTTAGGAACAACAACAGCCATTGCAGACCCTCATGAAATAGCAAATGTAGCGGGAATTCCTGGCATACAATTCATGATCAACTCTGCTAAAAACCTGCCGATGGATATTTACTTTATGTTATCAAGTTGTGTGCCTGCAACGCCTCTTGAATCATCCGGAGCACATCTCTACGCAGAAGACCTTGCAATATTTAAAGACAATCCAAAAGTTTTGGGACTCGCAGAAATGATGAATTATCCAGGCCTTCTTGCAAAAGATCCTGAGGTATTGGCAAAAATTGCAATATCACGAGATAGGATTATTGATGGCCACTCGCCAGGACTTTCGGGAAAAGATTTAAATGCTTACCTTGCTTCCGGTGTGATGACAGATCATGAATGCACAACACCAGAGGAAGCAAAAGAAAAGTTATCAAAGGGAATGTGGATTATGATGCGAGAAGGTTCTCTCACAAGAGATGTACAAAGACTTATCCCCATATTAAACGAGCACACAAAGCATAGAATTCTTCTCTGCACCGATGATAAACACCCAGAAGACCTTGTACATGAAGGCCATGTTAATTTTGCAATTTCTTTACTGCTTAAAAACAAAATTCCACTTCCGCTCGCTATAAGGCTTGCTACACTGAACCCTGCATCTTTTTTCGGGTTCAAAAGAAACGGAGGCATTGCTCCGGGTTACAGTGCAGATATTGTTGTCTTTAAAGATATCTTGAAAATAGAAAAAGTATTTAAAAATGGCAAGCTGGTCGCATCTGATGGCAAACCCCTATTTGAATTTAAGGGACAGCTGCACGACGACGCTGTTAAAAATACAATCAATATTAAACCAGTCACCTTTAACGATTTAAAGGTACCTAAAAGAAACGGCAAAATCAGAGTGATTGGCATTCACCCCGATACGGTTATTACCAGCGAATTACACTGCACGCCAAGCGTTAAAAATGGGCTTGTAGTATCGGATATCAAAAAAGACATAATCAAAATTGCAGTCATTGAAAGACATAAGGCAACAGGAAATGTAGGAGTAGGGTTTATAAATGGATTGGGATTAAAAAGTGGTGCTTTTGCCACATCGGTTTCACATGATTCGCACAATATTATTGTTACCGGGACAAATGATAAGGACATGCTTCTTGCTATAGCACAAATTGAAGCAATGGGAGGAGGGATTGCTATTATAAAAAATGGTAAAGTTCTTGGTTCCCTTGCACTTCCGTATGGCGGTCTTATGACGAATAGATCAATTAACGAAACTTCAGAAATATTAATAAAACTCCATGAAATTGTAAAAAAAGAAAACGGTACTGCAGTGCCAGATCCATTTATGACACTTGCCTTTATGTCTCTTGCCGTTATTCCAAAATTAAAGATAACTGATAAAGGTCTTGTTGATGTAGATAAATTCGCTTTTGTCCCTCTTTTTGTAAGGACATAGATAAAAATGATACGCATAAAAAATGGCTATATCATAACAAAACAAGAGAAAAATGAAAAAGCAACTATATATATTGACAAAGAAAAAATAAAAGCTATTGTCCCAGGCAATGATACAAAAATTTCGTGCGATAGTGAAATAGACGCGGAAGAAAATATAATTTTTCCGGGATTCTTAGATCCCCATGTGCACTTTGATGATCCGGGCTTTACAAAGAGAGAGGACTTTGAAACAGGTACAAGAAGTGCTGCAGCCGGCGGAATCACAACAATCGCTGATATGCCCTGCACGTCTATCCCCCCAATCACAACAGGCAAAAATTTTGACAATAAACTCAACATCGTGCAGCCGAAAGCGTATGTAGATTTCAGCTTTTGGGGAGGCGTTACGCCAGAACAGGTAGAATCAAATGAGTACAAAAAAACATTGAGAGAACTGAAAAAAAAAGGAATTATCGGAGTAAAATTCTATACCACCTCGGGGATGGAGCTCTATCCGCGAATGACTATTCCCGATATGGATAAGGCTTTTAGAGAACTCAAAACATTAAATTTAGTATGTGCAGTACATGCGGAAGATTTTAATCTCGTACACTACTACTCACAGTTAATGAAAAAGATGGGAAGGATAGATGCAAAAAGTTGGTTTGAAGGAAGAGTATATCAAGCAGAACCCAAAGCTATCTGGTCTCTTTTGGGAATCACAGAAAAGGTCAAAAACAAATTGCACATTGTTCACCTCACTACAAAAGAAGGCCTGAATGTAATTAAGTGGGGAAAACAACACAATTTGGACGTAACAACCGAAACATGTCCGCACTATCTTCTATTTACTATCGGGGATCTTGAAAAAATCGGGCCAATTCTGAAAACTGCACCACCTGTCCGTAAAGAAGAAGACAAAAATGCCTTATGGGAAGGATTACAAAATGGCTCAATTGATTTTATCGCAACTGATCATGCAGCAGGGAAATACCCGGAAGAAAAATCCTCAAACAATATATGGGAAAATTATGCAGGAATACCAGGCACTCAACTTATGGTCCCTATCATGCTTA includes:
- a CDS encoding ABC transporter permease → MLKKIVYIALHSLKIVFRDRGTLIWLILIPIIWTTLIGTMSTPRSGNEKIPVGFFNRDKGIYGETFKSTLEKEEGIEIIGESDKTNMKARVKKSELFAGLLIPENFSENLMNGKSTTIEILKSGKSSSYFLDELITKTANRISIDALSANFTLEKLRERKIIPDEQEENIWRKIFQKADTSFNPIPPIRVEYNILSVEKRDESIPNGMNASSPGFAVMFVMMGVLFAAVAMVGERHNKTLASLLTTPTRKFSIISGKMFSFFLVGFIQFMILIIFGQFILKVNWGNSLIGVLLLTISYVLSVTGIGMLLSVFIRTSAQAGAFAVLISIVTSMFGGAWWPIEIVPKFMQNVARFTPQYWAINGFNKIITRGFGAMAILPNFYVLLIFSIVTLFFAVMLFKFE
- a CDS encoding DUF169 domain-containing protein is translated as MNWVKVKFLDTQRKTNLSKKGRFCEFVHQAMVDNREIIINKGNINCEGARIAFGWQKNLSDFEQKFSSNNKVNINLIDGVLKKIQVSNTKNIKSIILNGEEADILVSFALPKDVMEISRLYFVHTGEILKTELRPFLSICLQTVVAWETDYPTVSCGCKDSRLYASIKNEELIVAFPYSMYKKILKGNIV
- the ssnA gene encoding putative aminohydrolase SsnA, with protein sequence MKIIGNGLILTLDDNDKFITNGAILIDNEVIKEIGETEELRQKYPEAEFLNVEHRLIMPGFLNTHMHLYSTFARGMGLEGAPPKNFKEILEKLWWKLDKALATKEELYYSALVPLIEGIKVGTTGILDHHASFGLVDGSLDILEKAAIDTGVRSALCYETSDRCGKELRDASINENVRYIQKKKTDTFSTLTAATFGMHASLTLSDETLEKSKAAAENLDTGFHIHVAEGIEDVENSLQKSGKRVVERLNDFGILGDKTLAIHCVHIDKHEMDILKNTNTMIVHNPESNMNNAVGVAPLLKFFEKEILVGLGTDGYTPSMFESAKVAYVLPKLHNKDPRIGGNEIQQMLFKNNRKIFAKFFARPVGIIKEGASADVIVLDYFPPTPFNGSNAFYHLIFGMRDNMVNTTIINGKVLMQDHKLTEIDEEEVMTKSREIAKKFWEKIQNA
- the ade gene encoding adenine deaminase → MPDLTQEDLAEIIDVARGAKEGDLLLKNGKIVNVFNVSIETGNILIHKGIIVGIGSYEKAKEIINVNKSYISPSFTDAHLHIESTMSIPPEFARAVIPLGTTTAIADPHEIANVAGIPGIQFMINSAKNLPMDIYFMLSSCVPATPLESSGAHLYAEDLAIFKDNPKVLGLAEMMNYPGLLAKDPEVLAKIAISRDRIIDGHSPGLSGKDLNAYLASGVMTDHECTTPEEAKEKLSKGMWIMMREGSLTRDVQRLIPILNEHTKHRILLCTDDKHPEDLVHEGHVNFAISLLLKNKIPLPLAIRLATLNPASFFGFKRNGGIAPGYSADIVVFKDILKIEKVFKNGKLVASDGKPLFEFKGQLHDDAVKNTINIKPVTFNDLKVPKRNGKIRVIGIHPDTVITSELHCTPSVKNGLVVSDIKKDIIKIAVIERHKATGNVGVGFINGLGLKSGAFATSVSHDSHNIIVTGTNDKDMLLAIAQIEAMGGGIAIIKNGKVLGSLALPYGGLMTNRSINETSEILIKLHEIVKKENGTAVPDPFMTLAFMSLAVIPKLKITDKGLVDVDKFAFVPLFVRT
- the allB gene encoding allantoinase AllB; this translates as MIRIKNGYIITKQEKNEKATIYIDKEKIKAIVPGNDTKISCDSEIDAEENIIFPGFLDPHVHFDDPGFTKREDFETGTRSAAAGGITTIADMPCTSIPPITTGKNFDNKLNIVQPKAYVDFSFWGGVTPEQVESNEYKKTLRELKKKGIIGVKFYTTSGMELYPRMTIPDMDKAFRELKTLNLVCAVHAEDFNLVHYYSQLMKKMGRIDAKSWFEGRVYQAEPKAIWSLLGITEKVKNKLHIVHLTTKEGLNVIKWGKQHNLDVTTETCPHYLLFTIGDLEKIGPILKTAPPVRKEEDKNALWEGLQNGSIDFIATDHAAGKYPEEKSSNNIWENYAGIPGTQLMVPIMLTYGYHSGKLTLNKIQKLLSENAAKRYGLYPEKGSLKVGADADFTIVDLNKEWIVNPAQLESKGKYSVVAGYTLRGKIAKTIVRGTVVFDEKYEIIGSRGYGKLIRSNL